In the Pedobacter cryoconitis genome, TGGTGCACTGGCAATTGCTTCATCAAATGCATTAAATGATTGAAGGATAAACTGCTGTGGGGTGGTAGGGCTTACTGCTGTCAGGTTTATTGCTGCAGTTGTTGTTTCTTCTGTTGTCGACATTTTTAATAATAAGTTAATGTGAAAAGATTGATTTTATTTAGTCCAAAACAAATCTTTTTCCTCATAAGATACAAGAAACAGCGGTGCCGGCAGTAGTCACCACGTTAACTTTTATGTCACCTTGATTTTCAGCGCTTTACATGATGTGTGTCGGGGTTGTAGGAAACGGAAGGACCTGATCATAATTTCTCCTCTGTAAATATGATTAGCCTAGGCCGTTACGGATTTTATGAAATCGGATGGTGTTCCGCCGTGGAATCTTTTAAATGATTTATATAAATGGAACCTGGAACTGAAACCAGCTTCTTGTGCGATGGCATCAATTGTATAATTGCTAAATTTTCCTGTATTGACCAGATCTATAAAATAATTTATCCGGTGTTTATTAGTTAGGTCTGTCAGGCCTGACCCGTAATTGGCATACAAGAAATTGCTCAGTACATCTGCTGAAACATTTAGCCGTTTTTTTAGAGTTTCAACTGAAGCATCTTTATCCAGGTAAAACGCATCCGTAAAAAATACCTCAATGAATAAATGCTCCGGGAGATCGTCCCCTGTTTTTTTATCAAACAGGTTTCCCAGTTTAATTTTTAAATTACTTCTGTTGAGAAATTTAGGCCTGAATAATAAAAGTAAAAGGGTCAGGAAATTTAAGATCAGGATACAGAGGTTTGGTAGACTACTATTCTGTGATTGAGAGTATTGATTAAAAAGCAGGCTTATCCAGGTAAATAGCTCAATGGTCAATAAATAAAGAGTCCATTTTCTCAACTGAATAAAATAGATGTTTTTCCGTTTGTACTTCGCTAAGATCTTCAGTACTATTCTCAGGTTAATTACAAATATAAGGGAGGCGAAAATGATCTTTGCCAACCTGACAAAATCTCCTGCTCCGGGTAAGTTCCATAATGGAATACCCGGATCAACAGGCACAATGAAGGTAAAATAGGCCAGGCATACTATATGTGTAACGATCATCAATAGCCCGCAGGAAATGATATGCCATTTTAATTTACTTTCATATAAATAGGCGAAAAAGCTAATTACGGCCGCTACTAGTAAGGACTGGGGTGTTTCTATTATCCAGCGATTGTAGGAGTAATGAGAAAAATAAAGTGAACCAATCCCGCGCCATGCAAGACCTGTGGTCAGTAAAAGAATTATTATTTTAAGAATAACGGGTCTTTTAAAATTAATTGATACCTCTACAAAAACAATAAGTGCTTGTATAATAAGGCAAACGGCAACGTAATTAAGTAAGATAGAGAGCATAGGTTTCAGTATGGGATATTTTAAACGAAAATATATAATTTTATTACCTGTTTTTTTGGAATGATTAATTTTAATCATTAGAAGACTAAATTCTTTCTGTTACCAAAATTAGTTTAGCTTGCTGCTGATTAACCTTATAACGGAACAATTGAATATGGTAAAATTCGGTGCATCTTTATTATCATGGATCCTGCCAGAATGGAAGGCAATTGAGGGGGCTTATGCAATTCAAAAAACAGCAGCAGCAGGATTTGATGTGCTGGAGATCTTATTGCCTCCTTCGATGAAAATCAATACCACAATAGTACGAAAACAATTAAAGGAACATCATATTAAGGCGATCTGTTCATTTAATCTTCCTGCTAATTGCCATATTCCTTTTTATCCTGATCAGGCATATGATGCGATTAAATCGGCACTTAACAAAGCTGCTGAACTGGAATCAACAATTCTTGCAGGAGTGCTTCACAGTGGTATTGGTGTTTTTTCAGGTTCGCTAAAAACTGCTGAGGAAACTGAAACAGTAGTTCAGGTATTAGCGCTGTGTGCCGATTATGCGAGCCGTTTAGGTGTAACGATGTGTTTAGAGCCTGTTAACCGGTATGAAAGTTATGTATGCACCTGTGCTGCTGATGTGCTGGATTTAATTGAACAGGTTGGCTCACCTGCTTTAGCACTTCATCTGGATACTTTTCATATGAATATCGAAGAAGATAATTTTCGTGATCCGGTGATCAATAGTGGCGGTCATTTAAAACATATGCATATTACCGAGAGTAATCGCGGTATGCCAGGAGAAGGAAATGTCAACTGGGATGATCTTTTTGAGGCGCTGGCAAAGATTAATTATGACGGCGCATTAGTGCTGGAGAATTTTTCTTCTGCTATTGACGGGATGGCGGAACGTGTTAAGCTATGGCATCCTTCCAAATATAATGCACAGGACCTGGCAGAAGGTAGTCTGGCTTTTATCAAGCAAAAGGCCCTGGATTATGGGATGTAATTTTTCTTACCTTATATCTTTATAATCAACTCCTATATCTGGACATTCAGCATATTGAAATTTTAGTTGAAGTATTCAATGAATATAAAGGGACATTACTAGTGGTTTCGCATGATATTTATTTTTTGAGACAAATCAATATAGATCGGTCGATTGTTTTGGATGATTAATAGAAATAAATATTAGCTTGCGATATGGAACTACATCCAGAGATTAAAAACTTTATAGAGAAGAGAATAATGCCAGATAATCTCTATCTCCCTCAGAATTATCCCGAAGTCAAAACCTTTGAGGAATTCCAGGACGGTTATAGGTTTAATGGAACGACTGGTGAAATTTATACCGGTACAAAGCCCGCTGAATTCCGGGAAAACTGGTATGTTATCTGTTCTAACGAGATGAATGATCCTTTTTATGTAGATTTATCTGAACAGGACCGGGGTTTCCCTGTCTATTTTTCATGGCATGGAGCAGGGAGCTGGGAACCAGTTAAAGTTGCTGATGATTTAAATGATTTTGCAGCAAAATTGCTGAGCATACAAAAGGTAGAAAAGGATAAAGATGAGTTAATCAATTTGCTGGATGCAGATTTTGATTTGACTATTGAATTATGGGAGGAAATGTATGTATCAATTGAGGAAGAAGAAGGTGATGATGGTGAAGAGAAAGGTCCTTCAGAATGGATCAAAGGAAAAGTCGTAATCAGAGACATTGGTCAGCAGAAAATGAAAATTGTCCATTATTTGAAAGATCATTTCAAATTAACTCCACAACAGGCATTAGCATTAAGTAAACAAAAGGATATTGAAGTTGATCAGGGGCATTTGCTCTATCTCAAAGGGCTGGTTGACTATTTGAGGGAACTAGGTGCGACCGCTGAATTTGTAGCGGATAAAATATAAACTTTACGATTCAAATGATCAATAAAACTGAATGCAGATTACCAAGTCTGCATTCAGTTGTTTAATCCTCATCAATTCCTAGTTTTGAGGTTGTCTCATCGTTGTGTCTGATCTGCGATCAGTTCTTTTTAACGTATCATTTGCTGGCCACCCTTTTTTCTTTGTTTTCTTTTTTTGTGGAGATTTTTTGTCTGTACGCTTTTTGGAGGTGTCTTGTTTTTGCCTTGTAGTATCCTGTTGAGGCATTTCAATTGCAAATGTTGCGAAGCCGAATGTGCAGAGCATCATCATCATTAATAACTTTTTCATGGTCTTAATATTTAGTGAATATTTTGATTTACAGATGCTTAAACAAAGAGTATAACTGTTGGTTTTTTTTATTTCAAAAATCAGGTATATGTCTCGCGAATCACGTATTTAACCTATATTGCAGGTATATTCATTATTTTGTTTGTTTTTGTAATTAAAATTGCTTTTGTTTTTCTTTTAAGATATTTGAAGTATATTTATATGAACTAATTGTGTTTGATGAGAAAATATTTATTATCATGTGCAGCAGTATTGTTAATCAGTACATTGTCTTCTTTTAGCGGTGTACCTGCGAAAATTCAAAATCCTATAACTTCAGCACTATATTTTGCTGTTCCAGATGCTCCGGTTTTTAGTTACGCTAATTACAATGGAAAAGGACGTACGCTGGTTGGTGTTGGACTAGTACCAGGTGCAACAGGTTATAATTGGTATTTGAACGGCAAATTCTTATACACAACAACTAATAATTATACGAGTGTCGGAATTAATTGCGGCTCATATGGTGCGATAGGCGTTGAAGCTGTGAATGCCTCTGGTGTTTCTGCACTTACCATCAAAGGAGTAATCGGTTGCAGTCTGGAAGATTAATATTTAAGCTAATCTGATTTAGGTGTTGCTTGTGAAGCAGGCAAAACCCTTTTAATTTTTTCCGATTGAGAATCTTGTCGTTTTTTAGCACTTCACGTAATTTTAGCTATAGTTGCCGTAATAATATAAACCCATTGATATTATTGAATTACTTTTCATCAAGTAGAGCTGAAAAGAATATTTAACCTTAAACATATACAATGGGCGCAAATAATGATTTATTTCTGGATATAGTCGAGTTCAATGCGAAGTCGGGATTCGTTGCAGACGAGCTTAATTCTTTAAACAGTGAGCAAACTGGTGGTTTGCCAATGGAGTATATCACAAATCTGCTAAAATGCAGGATTCTTGAACAGCAGCTGAATGAGCTAAAAGGTTTATTGAGTAAGCATAATTCTTAAGCGTAAAGCGCAGGTTTACCTCATAATTTCCACATTCTCTTAAATATTTATCTGGTTTTATTAAGACTTAAAAGTTATTCTCATGTTATTTTAATAATA is a window encoding:
- a CDS encoding helix-turn-helix domain-containing protein translates to MLSILLNYVAVCLIIQALIVFVEVSINFKRPVILKIIILLLTTGLAWRGIGSLYFSHYSYNRWIIETPQSLLVAAVISFFAYLYESKLKWHIISCGLLMIVTHIVCLAYFTFIVPVDPGIPLWNLPGAGDFVRLAKIIFASLIFVINLRIVLKILAKYKRKNIYFIQLRKWTLYLLTIELFTWISLLFNQYSQSQNSSLPNLCILILNFLTLLLLLFRPKFLNRSNLKIKLGNLFDKKTGDDLPEHLFIEVFFTDAFYLDKDASVETLKKRLNVSADVLSNFLYANYGSGLTDLTNKHRINYFIDLVNTGKFSNYTIDAIAQEAGFSSRFHLYKSFKRFHGGTPSDFIKSVTA
- a CDS encoding sugar phosphate isomerase/epimerase family protein, with translation MVKFGASLLSWILPEWKAIEGAYAIQKTAAAGFDVLEILLPPSMKINTTIVRKQLKEHHIKAICSFNLPANCHIPFYPDQAYDAIKSALNKAAELESTILAGVLHSGIGVFSGSLKTAEETETVVQVLALCADYASRLGVTMCLEPVNRYESYVCTCAADVLDLIEQVGSPALALHLDTFHMNIEEDNFRDPVINSGGHLKHMHITESNRGMPGEGNVNWDDLFEALAKINYDGALVLENFSSAIDGMAERVKLWHPSKYNAQDLAEGSLAFIKQKALDYGM
- a CDS encoding SMI1/KNR4 family protein; the encoded protein is MELHPEIKNFIEKRIMPDNLYLPQNYPEVKTFEEFQDGYRFNGTTGEIYTGTKPAEFRENWYVICSNEMNDPFYVDLSEQDRGFPVYFSWHGAGSWEPVKVADDLNDFAAKLLSIQKVEKDKDELINLLDADFDLTIELWEEMYVSIEEEEGDDGEEKGPSEWIKGKVVIRDIGQQKMKIVHYLKDHFKLTPQQALALSKQKDIEVDQGHLLYLKGLVDYLRELGATAEFVADKI